A segment of the Elusimicrobiota bacterium genome:
CGTTTTCCCTTAATGTACCCGCAGGGAAAAGATTTTCATCCTCAAGCCATTTTGTTGAGTCAATACACAAAACATTGAGGTCACGGTATAACCGCAGATGCTGATACCCGTCATCCAGAATTATTACATCCGGATTAAATTTCTCTATGATAAACCTCCCGGCTTTCACGCGGTCCGCACAAACAATAATGGGTACACCTGCGAGTTTACGTGCCAGCATTAACGGTTCATCCCCGCATTCTGCGGGGTCATCAAAGAAAACCTTATCCCCATCGGAGATAGTTAAAATACCATCCACCCCTTTGCGTTTATCAGGCAAACTATTTTTACG
Coding sequences within it:
- the lpxK gene encoding tetraacyldisaccharide 4'-kinase encodes the protein MKINPLYLLSSIYRVLLAVRAAAFKSGIAKTYRLDTKVICIGNLTLGGTGKSVTVETAVRYCNKIGKRAVILSRGYGRKNSLPDKRKGVDGILTISDGDKVFFDDPAECGDEPLMLARKLAGVPIIVCADRVKAGRFIIEKFNPDVIILDDGYQHLRLYRDLNVLCIDSTKWLEDENLFPAGTLREN